One window from the genome of Malus domestica chromosome 01, GDT2T_hap1 encodes:
- the LOC103406324 gene encoding uncharacterized protein, which yields MKSLSSVGLGLSVVFGCLFLALIAELYYLLWWKKRFTNREIDNGYSSSPQKEIFYMFCWRRSTCTSSQNPTDICASLRMSETLVHEPCNSNNLVRKSYEEDDLDAELMRLQNAGGGPPRHLFTIVEETREDLEQQSEDGGGRSQKGSRSKSLSDLLVGFETPYLTPLGSPTLFTPPLTPQQGFNPHFESKTDAEFNRLRSSPPPKFMFLQMAEEKLRAKLKEEAQKIDGNVEEDGSLITIIIDKNKEECHSSSTSQVLPRSTIGKKPNLH from the coding sequence ATGAAATCTTTGAGCAGTGTGGGACTTGGGTTAAGTGTGGTTTTTGGATGCCTTTTCTTAGCTCTGATTGCAGAGCTTTACTATTTACTGTGGTGGAAGAAGAGGTTTACCAACAGAGAGATTGACAATGGCTACAGCAGCAGCCCACAGAAGGAAATCTTCTACATGTTCTGCTGGAGAAGAAGCACTTGCACTTCCTCCCAAAACCCCACAGATATCTGTGCTTCATTGAGAATGTCAGAAACCCTAGTCCATGAGCCATGCAACAGCAACAATCTGGTGCGCAAATCGTATGAGGAGGATGATTTGGATGCTGAGCTCATGAGGCTGCAGAATGCTGGTGGGGGCCCACCAAGGCATCTATTCACAATTGTGGAGGAAACAAGGGAGGATTTGGAGCAACAGTCAGAGGATGGTGGGGGGAGGAGCCAGAAGGGTTCTAGGAGTAAGAGTCTGAGTGATTTGCTTGTGGGATTTGAGACTCCATATCTGACACCTCTTGGCTCTCCAACACTTTTCACACCTCCTCTCACTCCTCAGCAGGGATTCAACCCACACTTTGAGTCAAAAACTGATGCAGAATTCAACAGGCTGAGGTCCTCTCCTCCTCCAAAATTCATGTTCTTGCAGATGGCTGAGGAGAAACttagagcaaaattgaaggAAGAAGCTCAGAAAATTGATGGAAATGTTGAGGAAGATGGTTCTCTTATCACAATAATTATTGACAAGAACAAAGAAGAGTGCCATTCATCAAGCACTTCACAGGTTCTTCCCAGATCAACAATTGGGAAGAAACCAAATTTACATTAG